AAATGTACCCGGAGTACTATAAAGGGGTACATGGGAAAGAGTACAAGTTATCGGACATCCACTAGACAAAAAAGGACCGGGCGGTTTTTGCCCGGTTTTTCTTATGTGGACACACGTTCCGCTATTTGTCCAAAAGTAGCCTAAGATCAGGACTATTCGGACACACGATCCGTTATTTGCCTAAAAGCATTCTTAAAAACACCAAAAATACTAAAATAGCGGAACGTCAGTCCGGCTAACTACGAAAAATGCAATTTTACCCCAAATAACGGAACTTGTGTCCGTTCAAAGTCCCCTAGCCAGTACTTACACCCCAAAAGTAGTGGATATAGGAATAATTTAAGACTTCCTACTTGTTTTAAGTCTGATGAAAATCTTGCGAGTTACTAAATAATTGAAAATATATTATACTGGGTACTAATTGCTTTTGTGAATTAAAGGGATAAATTAAAAAGCTTAGATGAAAAAAAGACAGAGACAGGTAAGACACGAGAGGAGTAGAGTTATGATTCAAAGTCCAACAGGAAAACAACGCATAGCGCTAGCGTTATTGCTTAGTATGTTAGGAATGCTAGGTCCTTTTAATATCGATATGTATTTGCCAAGTTTCCCCGATATTGCTGATGATTTAGGGGCTAGTGCTTCTTTGGTGCAGCTTAGTTTAACAACCTGCTTGATTGGCCTTGCCGTAGGTCAGCTAGTGGTAGGTCCCATAAGTGATGCACAGGGAAGACGGAAGCCTTTGTTAATTTCCATCTTTTTATTTGCTGTGTCCTCGCTTTTGTGTGCGCTGGCACCTAATATCACAACGTTTGTAGTAGCCCGGTTTTTCCAAGGCTTTACTGCTGCAGCAGGGATTGTGCTTTCACGTGCTGTTGTACGTGATGTATTTGATGGTAGAGAATTAACAAAATTCTTTGCTTTGTTAATGATGATCAATGCTACTGCTCCCATGATTGCGCCAATGGCTGGAGGAGCCGTGTTACTTTTACCTTTTGCAAAATGGAATACGATTTTTTATTTTCTAAGTTTACTAGGAATCTTCATTGTTGTGATGATTGCTACTCGATTAAAGGAAACGTTGCAACCTGAGAAGAGAACGCCTAGCTCGGTGGGGCATTCGGTTCGTACTATTGGTAGTTTAGTAAAGGACCCAACATTTATTGGGTATGCCCTAACCCTCGGCTTCCTTCAAGGAGGAGCTTTTGCCTATGTAGCAGGGACTCCTTTCGTTTATCAAGGGATTTATGGTGTATCCCCTCAAGTGTTCAGCGTACTTTTCGGCATAAATGGGCTAGCCATTATTACAGGTAGTTTTCTTGTCGGACGCCTCAGTGCCATTTTCCATGAGAGAAGCTTACTCAGGGTGGCTGTCCTAGTACATTTCTGTGCAACCGCGACACTTCTAACGATGACCATTATAGAAGGACCAATCGCAACGATCGTTATCCCTATTTTTATATTCATGATCTGTATGGGTATGGCGGTGACAAGTTCCTTTACACTTGCTATGAGAAGTCAAGGTCATCGGGCAGGAAGTGCAAGTGCTGTACTAGGCTTGTTTCCTTTAGCTATTGGGGCCATGGTTGCGCCTCTTGTGGGGATTGATGAAACATCGGCTATACCAATGGGAGCTATCATCTTTACTACATCTACCATTGCTTTGATTTCTTTTTTCATACTGACAAAGGAGAAAAAAGCAAAGCAAAGCTTGAGCCTGAAGATGGAGGGATAAAAGTGAGAGTCGAGTCCTTTTTTTCCAAGACTACTAGAACAGCACTTAAAAATGAGCCGCCGGGCGAATGGATAGCAGAACTCCCGGATGATTGTATCAGATTAAGTTCTGGTTATCCAGCGCCTGAGCTTGTGCCGGATGAATTATTAAAAGAAGCTGTTATTCGATTGTTTGAAGAGGAACGGGATTTACCACTTCACTATATGGGAAGTCCTAGAGTTCCTAAACTAAGAGAACAGATTCAAGAGAGATTGGCTTGTCGAGGTGTTTATGTTTTGGGAGAGGAGCTTTTGATTACATCGGGTGCTTGTCAGGCGATAGACTTGATCGCTCGCACCTTCATTGATGCAGAATCAGTGGTGGCACTAGAATCTCCAACGTATATGGAGGCCTTAGAGATTTTTCAAAACTATACGAAGGATTTTATGAGTATCCCAGTTGATGAGCAGGGGCTAGAAACGAATCTGTTTGAAGAAGCACTAGTTGATAGGAAACAGAAGGGTCTCCCTCTACCTAAACTGCTATATGTAATCCCGTCTTTTCAGAATCCAACAGGGACATCTTTATCTCTAGAGCGCAGGCGACATGTATTGGAGCTTGCTAGCCAATATAATTTCCTCATTGTGGAGGATGATGCTTATGGAGAGTTAGGCTTCAATGAGGCTCCAACTTCCTTAAAAGCACTGGATAAAGAGGACCGAGTTTTACATGTTGGTTCTTTATCAAAGGTTATAGCACCAGGGATGAGAATTGGCTGGGTTGCAGGGGTATCTAAATGGATCAAGGCCTTAGCATGGTTTAAAAAAGACTTGGACCATCCATTTGCTCAAGCAGTTATGGCATCATTTCTTGAAAATACCGATTATGAGAAAAGGCTCAAAAGCTTAAGAGAAAGCTACCAATCTAAGTGTTCAGCATTAACTTCTGCCATTGAGGAGCACTTTCCTGAAGCGGTTTCTTGGTATGTCCCGGAAGGTGGATATTTTACGTGGGTAAAAGTTCCGGGAGTAGATACAGCCAAATTGTTAGAGAAGGCTTTAATTAAAGGGGTTTCTTTTGTCCCAGGTAAGTATTTTTTCCTCAATCAAGCTGATGGAATGGAGTATTTGCGCCTGTCATTTAGCTATGCAAATGAGGAAGAAATAGTAGAGGGAATTAGAAAGCTAGGTAGAGTTATAAAATCAGAGCTTAAAAATATATAGTTTATGGAAAACTGCTGACTTGGCTTAGTAAAATGATACTTTGCCAAGTTTTTTGTGTATACCGTGCTTTTAACTCTAGATGGATCGGAAATATAGGATAAATTTACCTACTAATTGCAATAAATCTCCATATAATGGATATAGATAGAGCATCAATAGTTGTTTACGGTGTTCCATTTTTTTAGATATAAGGGGAGGGCGAAAAAATGTCTAATGATCATGAGGCTGTATTAGATACAGGAAAACAAAATGAACCAAAAGTGAAAGTAGAAAGAAAAGAGGGAGAACCAACAGCAGCATTCAAAGGAGCATCATGGGGAGCACTATTAGTAGGTGTTGCTGCTTATCTCATCGGTTTGTTTAACGCAACGATGGAGCTGAACGAAAAAGGATATTACTTTGCGGTCTTGGTGTTTGGACTCTATTCGGCGATTTCCTTGCAAAAAGCAGTAAGAGATAAAGAAGAGGGAATCCCTGTTACGAATATTTATTATGGTATTAGTTGGTTTGCACTTATTGTATCTATTTCATTGATGGGCATCGGTTTATACAATGCGGGAAGTATTGTTCTAAGTGAAAAAGGATTCTATGGTATGGCATTTGTTCTTAGCATATTTGCGGCCATAACCATTCAGAAGAATATTAGAGATACACAAAGAGCGAGAGAAAGAGATTGATATACCCAAAAAAGATCGGGTATTTTCCATGAGGAAACTAGCTTAATCGTATGAGGATAAAGAATCCATTTTGAATAAATTCGAAATGGGTTTTTTAATTTATTTTAAATGAATGTCCTTTTAGCAACTTTATTCTTGTAAATTACATATTTATTGTCGATATATAATACAATATAACCTCTTATATCTAATGAACCACTTAAAGGGGGGCCATCATGAGACATATTATTTCTAGTGGATTTGCTATTCTTTCCATTATTCTATTATCAGGGTGTCAAATTGTAGGGGACCATGTTGATACAATTGTTCAATACATAGAGGAAGAAAAGCCTAAAGAGGCAGTTAACTCATTTAATGAAGCCATGGCTGATAGTAGCCTTTCCGATAAAGGGAAGGATCGGGTGAAAAATAAGATTTCAAAAGCGTTAATATCCAATATTGAAACTGTTACAGAGAATTATTTAAATAAAGAGGAAAATCCCGAAATTGTTTCATTAGTATTAGAGACATATAAGAATATAGATATTCCTGAAGTGACTGAGCTTATTGAAGAGAAAGAAGAAGAGGTCTTCCCAATTATAGAAGCAAGAGAAAAGCTTTCGAAAGGATTAGAAGCAATCGATAATAAGCAATATGTAGAGGGAATCCAACTACTTTCACAGGTTAATCGAGATACTCCTGAATATAAGAAAGCTCAAGACGAGGCTCAGAAGGCTAGGAAAATATACTTTGATAAAACCATCAAACAATCACAAGCTCTGTATTCCAATGGGGATTATGAAGAAGCATATATCCTATTAAGTCGATTAGAAAGTTCTGTAACGAATGTTGAAGTTGAAAACAAGCTTGCGGAATATCGACTAGCCTTTGTAGAGTCAAAGTTAGCAGAAGCTGATGAGTTTGTTGGTGAAAATAAGTATACAGAGGCATTTACTATTTTAGATCATGTAGAGGGAATCACCGGAGAAGATGAATTAACGTCAATCAAACGTGAAGAATATATGTTCATGCAAACACGGTTTTGGGATGAATTAATAACTAGTTATGAAAAGGAAACAACCCAATACTATGATGAATTTGATGATTTTACAGTCATTGCTCCTAAAGACCATAGTGCGGAGTATGTTGATATTTTCCCAAATGAAACATCCTTTTACCCACGAATTGTAGTGGCAGATGGCTATTCTTATTTAGAGATTGTGACTGGTTTCGGTGATTCGAATTGGCTTTATTTAGAATCGATTGCCTTTCTGGTTGACGGTGAACCATTTACTTGGTCTTTCGATTATTATAGTGTGATGGATGACTATGATGAATATGGAGTCTATGAATGGATGATTTTCGACGAATCTATTCAGCCAATGCTGTTGGACGACTTAAAAAAGATTGCCGGTTCCGAAGACGCCGTTCTTCGCTTTTATGGGGAAGGGTATATTGAACATAAAATTACAGAGGTTGAAAAAGAGCAAATTCAATTATTTTTAGATATCATTGAAGAGATGGGTGCAAAGGTAAACTTTGGGCCAGCGGTATAGACAATAAAGGGGAAAGTATCTGAATAGAGATACTTTCTCTTTTTTCTTGATCTCTTATTTTTCCAACCGATATATAAAATATATTTTAGTATTTAATTCAATATGATGGGGGTAATGATGAAATTTGTTAAATTAATTTTTACCTTTTCCGTTCTTGTCTTTTTGACTAGTTGTCAAAGTGTCACGGATGAGGTGGATTCAATAACTACATATTTACAAGAAGATAAACCGCAAGATGCTATTGAAACCTTTCTTTCTGCATTAGAAAATAGTGCTTATTCTGAGGAAGAAAAGAATGAAATGAAGGCTACAACCTTTCCTCTCTTCAATGAGGATATTATAGATATTATGCAAAATTATAAAGAAGAAAAAATCGATTATGATACTGCTATTTTACAGATTAAACAATATGAAGCAGTAAATCATCCAGAGGTTCTCGAGGTGGTAAACAACCATATAACAGAGGTTAATAGCATAAAGGAAGCAAGGGGTTTTTTAGAAGCCGGTCTTCAACTAGCGGAAGATAAGGAATATAAAAAGGCTTTGGATACTTTATTAAAAATAAATCGTGAAACAGTAGAATATGATACAGCCTTTGAAAAAATGCAGGAAATTAAAAGTGAATATTATGAGGTAACACTCAATAAGGCGGATGAGTTCTTTGGGAATGGTGAGTATGAAAAAGCTATCTTACTTTTAGAAGATTTGAAAGTCTACTTTCCATTAAATCCTGCCATCGATCAAGATATTTCCTATTATATTGAAACCTTGATCCAGATTAAAATAAACGAAGCAGACCGATTTGCCTTGGATAATAAATTTGCTGATGCTTTTGCAACACTTGATTCTTTAGATAGTATTATAGGGCCGAGTGATATAACGGCATCCCGAAAGGAACAATATGCCTCCTTAGAACATGTAAATAAGTATGAATTGATTCTGTCACCTTTTGTTGATCAAATCAACCAGTTCCATGATAAAGAATATGCCACTATCTACTTAACTCCTAAAAATCGATATCCATTGGTAGAGGAGTTAGCCACTGGAGAAGCTGCTTTTTACCCGAGGCTGAGTATAAGCCCTGAAGGAACAGTTTTGGAAATGGTAGCCGGGTACGGTCATAGCGAAGAGCTGATTCAAGTCCAAGACATTCTAATAAAAATTGATGATATGGAACCTTTTGATTTTTACCTAGAAGATGGAGATATCCAACAAAAGCAGGATGAAACAGGAGCGTATGAGTGGGTACGCTTAGACGAAAGAGAAAACGGTCTTCAATTTCTCCTACTACAATCCATAGCGGACTCGCTAACGACTGAAATAACATTTGAAGGATACAGTCAAAGCAAAACCTTCCAAGTAACAGCGCAAGACAAAGCAGCCATAAACCTATTCTTAGACATCCTAGAAGCATTAGGAGAAGGAAAATTTAGATTTCTAGAGAATAACGGATACTAAGCGGGACAGAGGGGACAGGTTTAGTGTCCCACAAAAAAGGAGGGGTTCAGTTGTCGCTAAAGAAAATTACTGCGGAAGATTTCTATAAGAAACTAAAGAAGGAAAAGGTTCTACTTTTAGATGTACGAGCAGAAGAAAAATATAACGAATATCATATTGAGGATTCCAATGTGGACAGTCTAAACATCAATAAGATGGAAATATTCAAACTAGAAGATGCCCCATCTAAGGAATTAACCTTACCAAAGAATAGAGAAATTGTTGTAACGTGTACCACTGGAAATTCTGCTACTAAATGCGCATCAATTCTATCAAATCTGGACTATGATGTTGTGGTTTTAGAAGGTGGAATTACCGCTTGGAAGGAATATGAAGGAAAATGAAAATAGAGCAGACCTGATTTACACAGGTCTGCTTTTTTAAAAATTTCAACTCACAACTCCAAACCGATTACCATCAGGATCGAAAAGACTAAAGCCTTTCATCCCATCAAATTCATGAATTTCACTAACGTTAGCGCCTTTGCTTTGAAAATTTTGATAGGACTTTTCCACATTACTGGAGTGGAAATTAAAGTAATGATCCACACTATAATTATTTTTAGGGAAAGCGGGTTGTATAATGTCGGTCGATTTGACCAGGCAGAATACGACCGTTCCATCTCCCATTTTCATGATATTGGCTTCAGGTTCATCAGGGTGCAAGATTTCAAATCCAAACATCTCTTGATACCACTTAGTTGAGACCTTTAAGTTACTTACAGGAATAAAGATACCTACCCCAAATATTTCTTTGCTCATAGCAATTCGCTCCTTCTATATTTTATAAATTCGTATAAAGAAACGAAGATTCCACTTAAATACTTACACCTATATTAAAAAAATTTAAGAACTTACCGTTATGACATTTCCATCCGGATCTTTGAAGTGAAATGAAAGGGTGTAACCACTTTTCTGAATACGGTCTAGAGAAATCTGGTGTGCGGCCAGATAAAGATATCCTTCGTAAATAGCTTTAGGATTCCTTTTACGAAATGCTTCTAGGAAATCTTCGAATACTTTTGGTTTTATAGTTGGTTGTTTTTCTAGTTTTGCAACCTTAGCTGGCTGTCTCTCAGATGAAGGGATTTGGGCGTAATAGGTCAGCTTTCTTCGAGCTCGGTGCAACGTGGTGTGAACATTGGATTCTGTTTCATTGATGAAATTTGCTGTTTCCTTAGCGGTAAAAAGAAAGACGTCCATCAATAATACAATGACAAATTGTTTAATAGATAGGTAGTCTGCCAATTGCTCTAGAGATTCTCTTACATCAGTCCTATGGTAGGAGTCTCCCGCACTTATAACTAGTGTATCGATGTCAGTGGACTCGACTCTCTTTCTTCTATTTTGATCAATCCATGTATTTTTGGCTATTAAATAGAAGTATCGTTTTGATAGTGATTTATCAGGCTGTTTCTTTATAGCTAAATAGATTTTAATGAGAGTTTCTTGTAATAAATCCTCTCCTTCCCATTGAGTGGAAGTCATGTTGTAACAGTACCTTTGAATGTCTTTATAAAATGGAGAGATTTTATTTTCAAACGTGGAGCTTTCATCAGTTGATACCCATTTATTTACCATATATAGTCCACCCTCCGTTTGTGAAATGGGATTAGTTATTTCCACATTAGCGAAAAAAAGTAAATATGACAATTAGAAATGATTGAAGTGGGCCAGGTTTAGTGTCCCACAATGGAGAATGTAACAAGGGTAACTCAAAGTAAAAAGCAGACCTTATTATTTACAGGTCTGCTTTTCCTTAATTTCTAGCTAAACCTCTTTCAAACGCTGCGAGATGATTGACAGATGCATCACGTAGGTTTGTGAAAACAATTCTTACATCTTCAGGAATATCGAGGGCTAAGAACTTATCATACATCGCAATATTGTCAATCTCTCCTTGGACACCAGCTGCAAAGGCAGCCTTTACGTTTGCAGGTGTAGTAACGAATGCCTTAGAAGTATCTGCAGGGATTCTGGTCTGATATCGTTCAAACAAAGGTAACAATGCGCTAATATGGCGTAGCTCCGCTTCTTTAATTCGTGTGAAAGTCCGGATTTGACCGAACGTGCTTAGAATATTATCATATCTTGCTTGTGCCAAATACTCATCTTGAAGGGCATACGTTAGCATCTTGGGTAAAGTCAAAGCAGTGTCACTTAACGCCCCTTTGGCACCAAAATTCTCAATACTTTCCCGATGATTAGTGCCCTTACCTTTTTGAAAAAAATACAAAAACCACACTGCGTGATTCTGTTCATCAGCTGCGGCACGACGGAAAGTTTCTTTTATCGTAGAGTCCGAAGACTTATCGGCTATATCCAAATAAAAGTCAACCGCTTCCTGCTCATCCTTAATAGCAAACTCTAAACCAGCATTATATCTATTGGGGCACTTCTCAATGATTTTTGAATCAGGTTGCTTTCCAGTCAGCTGAGTATAAATTCTCCGAAATGCATCGTAATGACGCTGTTCATCTCCCCGAATTTCCATAATTCTTTCTCTCTCAGCCTTAGTGGGTGCCATTTTTGCTAATTTTTCATAACAAGAAATCGCACTATACTCTGCGTTAATCGCTTTTTGAATATCATTGATGAGCTGTGGCTGACGGAGATAATCATTATAATACGGATTATAGTGATAGTAATATTGATTGGAATACATAGATTGTCCTCCCTGGCAGTAAATGTCATCTTATCATATGATTCTAGCAGGGGTAGGTGCATGACCTATATCTAAATTCTTCCTTTATAATGTTCAACCCAATATTTGTTTCAAATATTCTCGCGGTGTACCATAGGGGACTGTCTGTCGGAATTGTGGGTAGGCAGAATGAAATGTAATGATAATCGGGGCATCAAGAAGAATCGAATAATTACGATAGAAGGGCAAATCCCCATAAATGATTGCTTTTAAAGAAGTATCCATTTCTTTTTTGAAAATATCAAATCGATAGGCAGCCATTTCTTCACTAAATTCTCCACCGTCCACATAGGCTTTTCCCAATAGACTTAACCGATCCTTCCAATCTTTTTGCCATTCTACTAATATTTCATCACGTATTTTCCGATTGATTGAATTTTGGCTGTAATCATGTCCAATTTCTAAAAAAAATTGTCCGGTTTCATCAGAATGGGTGAGGGTATACTTTCTTCCGTTAACAGGTTGATAAAAATTTGCAGGCGATCTGGTTGTTACAGATAATGTTTTTGGATTGAATGAAGACGTCATGAAACTCCTCCCTAGAACATTTTTTTAAACATTGTATGTAGAGGAAGTCCATTACTTGTTCAAAACTCTAAGAAATAAAGAAAGTTTATAAAATAGTACCTTAATCTATAGGTAATCACCCACTTTTAGAAGTACAAGTTTATAGACAGATGTCTTATGAATATGATGGTGTAGTCCTAAAAAGTAAGGAGTGCATCCTAATGTATCAAAGCTTTAACCCGTATTTTTACATGAGCCCTTTTGGACAGGAAGCTACTATGCCATTTGAATTAGACCTACGACAATTTGGAGGGGGAGGACCGATGGGGCAACCACCTGGACCACCACCAGGATACCCAGGGGGACAGCCACCATTTGGCCCTCCAGGTCAAGGACAAAGCGCTGGACCACCGACCTCACCACCACCATCTTATGTTCCAATGCAAACACAACAACAAGCCCAAGCGTTTGCAATTGACCCTGGAAGTATTAGACGCTGCCTATTCAGATATACGTACGTCTGGATGAGAAACCGTCAGCAATTCTGGTTCTACCCAACATTTGTTGGAAGACAATCTGTATCAGGTTGGCGCTGGACTGGATTTAGATGGGTCTTCTACGGAACCAGCCTGCGTCAAATCACATCTTTTACATGTGTGTAAGCGGGACAGGGGGACAGGAACCTTGTCCCACTTCCAACAAAGGTCTGCCTCAGAGAATAAGTTAAGTTCTCAGGGCAGACCTTTGTTTTAGCCGCAATTGAAGTAATCTGTTGTAGTGAAAGGTATAATAGTAAAGGAAAAGTAGAAATTAGAAATGTGAAAATATAGTTGCAAAAAAGGAGTTACAATGACAAATAAAATAGAAGCAGGTTGGAACTTTGATAATAGTTACGCACGTTTACCGAAGTTATTTTACAACAAAGTCGATACGAATCCTGTCCAGGACCCTGGGTTAGTCATTTTAAATAAAGAGCTAGCCGCTTCGCTTGGTTTGAACACAGAGGCACTTCAAACGGAGGACTCCATCTCCGTTTTTGCCGGAAACAAGGAACCACAGGGATCGGAACCCTTGGCTCAAGCATACGCTGGTCATCAATTTGGGCATTTTACTATGCTAGGGGACGGGAGAGCCATGCTATTTGGTGAACATATAACACCAGAAGGCCACCGGGTTGATATTCAGCTGAAGGGATCTGGTCGCACGCCATACTCAAGAGGAGGAGATGGCCGGGCAGCACTTGGGCCAATGCTCCGTGAGTACATAATTAGTGAAGCCATGCATGCATTAGGAATTCCGACTACTAGAAGCCTGGCGGTGGTAACGACTGGGGAAACGATCATTCGCGAAACAGGCCTACCGGGTGCTATTTTAACCAGAATCGCAGCCAGTCACATTCGTGTAGGTACCTTCCAATACGCTGCACAATGGGGAACTACTGAGGAACTTAAGCTACTCGCAGATTATACGATTGACCGACACTATCCAGAATTGAAAGAACAGGAGAATCCATACTTATCGCTGTTACAGGAAGTCATTAAACGGCAAGCGGCCCTGATTGCTAAATGGCAACTCGTTGGCTTTATTCATGGTGTCATGAACACGGATAACATGACGATTAGTGGCGAGACGATTGACTATGGTCCATGTGCCTTTATGGATACGTATGACTTGGGAACGGTATTCAGTTCCATTGATAGACAAGGGCGTTATGCTTTTGGTAACCAACCTTATATGGGTGGCTGGAATCTTGCACGATTCGCCGAGTGTCTCATTCCATTACTGCACGAAGATCAGGAGGAATCTGTAAAAATAGCTCAAGGTGAAATTGAGACATTTAGTGATATTTATAAAAACAACTGGCTGGCTGGGATGAGGGCTAAGTTAGGGTTGTTTAATGAAGAAGAACTAGATGAGACTTTAATTAAAGACCTACTTGGTTTAATGCAAGAGCATGGTGCGGATTACACCAATACATTTCGTGCTTTAACTATTGGTGAGGGTACCACTCTATCGGAGTTGCCAGAGTTCAAAGAGTGGTTTGGACATTGGCAGAAGAGGCGAGAGAGACAAGAGCAGTCCAAGGAAGATGCACAACAATTGATGCGAAACAGCAATCCAGCGGTTATTCCTAGAAACCATCGTGTTGAAGAAGCATTAGAAGCTGCAGTCAATGAAGGTGATTACACGGTAATGGAACGACTCCTTCATGTACTCTCAAAACCATTTGCCCACACGCCAGACCAAGAAAAATACTGTAAACCACCGGAACCAACCGACGAACCCTACCAAACATTCTGTGGGACATAGGGGACAGGTTTCCTGTCCCACATACTATTCCGACGCTCATTTAAAAAGCATTCTTTAGCTAAATCTGCTAGAGGATGCTCTTTTTATTGTGTAACAAAACTACTGGGTAGACTTCATGCCCTAGTGGGACACCGTTCCTGTCCCCTCTGTCCCATTCGAAAGTACTATTTTATAATTTTATGGAGGAAATTAGCGAAATTTGTCGAAGGGTATAACTTGCAAATTAAAATATATAAAGGAGCTTATTATTGAAATTGAGGAGGAAGAAACTAAAGCTAAAAGTATATACCATATTCATATCTTCAAGTACAAGTAAACCAGTGACTCGCTTTGCATTACCGAAATTTATGTTGCACTCAATCCCTTTATTTTTAATAACGCCATTTGCACTTTTATATTACTTTTATCATCTAACTGAAGACCTTAAAGAAGAGAATTTAGCACTATCAAGTAATTTAAGCCAACAAGTGAGTAAAACAGCAGCACTAGAAAATGTTGTGGAAACCATGGAAGAGACAACAAGCCAAGCTCAGCTGAAAATGAAAGAATTGGAGATTCTCGAAACGAAAATCCGAGAATACATGCTGGAACTCCCGGATTATATAGATCCTCGGGGGGGAATTAGCCTCCCGTTTGATAATGGCCAAGAAAGCCATACGGACGTGGAAATAAGCAGTGTCAATTGGGAATCAAATGAATTAGTAGAGAAATATAAAGAAACTATAGCAGAAATGGAAGATCTAAACGAAGAATTAAGATTCATACCAACAGCATGGCCATCAAAAGCTACGAGGATTTCATCAACTTTCGGTGGGCGTGAAGATCCTTTTACTAATAGGTCAGCCTTCCACACCGGTATTGACTTAGCAGCTCCGTGGGGAACCCCTGTTTATGCAGGAGCAGATGGGACAGTTATAAAAGCTGAATATTATGGTGGCTACGGAAAAGCAATTATCATTCGTCATTCTAGTACATATAAAACCCTATACGGCCATCTTTCAGAAATAATGGTCGAAGTAGGGGACCAAGTCAAAAAAGGTGATCGAATCGGATCAATAGGAAGTACCGGGAGAAGTACGGGTCCGCATTTGCATTATGAAATTATAAAAAATGGTGAACCCATAGATCCATTTCCATATATGGATTTCTTCAAATAGGTTCGTATTTGCATAGGAAAGGAACAAATTATGTTTAAAGGAAAAAATGTAAAAATAATAGATACAATTATTGGCGTAGGAACCATTATAGAAGGAAATGTAAAGCATGAAACAAGTATCCGAGTAGATGGGAAAATCTATGGGGAAGTGGATTGTGCTGGAGATATCTACATTGGTAAAGAAGGATATATTGAATCAACCATCAAAGGGAAAAATATCATCGTAGCGGGAGAAATTAACGGGAACATCTGCACAACTGGAAAAATACACATTCAACCGGACGGAAAAGTAACAGGAAATGTAACAACCCAAGGACTCATTATAGAAGATGGTGGAATCTTCAACGGACAAAGCACCATCGAACAGGCACAATCCAAAACAAAAACCAAAAACACCCCCAAAAAAGAGGCAGTGGGACAG
The sequence above is drawn from the Bacillus carboniphilus genome and encodes:
- a CDS encoding protein adenylyltransferase SelO, which codes for MTNKIEAGWNFDNSYARLPKLFYNKVDTNPVQDPGLVILNKELAASLGLNTEALQTEDSISVFAGNKEPQGSEPLAQAYAGHQFGHFTMLGDGRAMLFGEHITPEGHRVDIQLKGSGRTPYSRGGDGRAALGPMLREYIISEAMHALGIPTTRSLAVVTTGETIIRETGLPGAILTRIAASHIRVGTFQYAAQWGTTEELKLLADYTIDRHYPELKEQENPYLSLLQEVIKRQAALIAKWQLVGFIHGVMNTDNMTISGETIDYGPCAFMDTYDLGTVFSSIDRQGRYAFGNQPYMGGWNLARFAECLIPLLHEDQEESVKIAQGEIETFSDIYKNNWLAGMRAKLGLFNEEELDETLIKDLLGLMQEHGADYTNTFRALTIGEGTTLSELPEFKEWFGHWQKRRERQEQSKEDAQQLMRNSNPAVIPRNHRVEEALEAAVNEGDYTVMERLLHVLSKPFAHTPDQEKYCKPPEPTDEPYQTFCGT
- a CDS encoding M23 family metallopeptidase; protein product: MKLRRKKLKLKVYTIFISSSTSKPVTRFALPKFMLHSIPLFLITPFALLYYFYHLTEDLKEENLALSSNLSQQVSKTAALENVVETMEETTSQAQLKMKELEILETKIREYMLELPDYIDPRGGISLPFDNGQESHTDVEISSVNWESNELVEKYKETIAEMEDLNEELRFIPTAWPSKATRISSTFGGREDPFTNRSAFHTGIDLAAPWGTPVYAGADGTVIKAEYYGGYGKAIIIRHSSTYKTLYGHLSEIMVEVGDQVKKGDRIGSIGSTGRSTGPHLHYEIIKNGEPIDPFPYMDFFK
- a CDS encoding polymer-forming cytoskeletal protein, with the protein product MFKGKNVKIIDTIIGVGTIIEGNVKHETSIRVDGKIYGEVDCAGDIYIGKEGYIESTIKGKNIIVAGEINGNICTTGKIHIQPDGKVTGNVTTQGLIIEDGGIFNGQSTIEQAQSKTKTKNTPKKEAVGQ